One Leptospira fletcheri genomic window carries:
- a CDS encoding capsule biosynthesis protein codes for MNLIIYGLYNSYHFPMIEALHEEFEIDYCEIIGNAESNATQASFSEGYTFHDWHAISGGYSGLDWNLIDPLDQNLIESMRECEVEVYRMMDRKSRNILDAWPYEFRRKIYYEHLRYWNHVLTKRDFDAFVALNIPHEVLDFIIFHLCKVRGISTFFFYQFQYDMTFLMSDWREPLPGYCEIEKKLRDKWEKGGSVELELSERLSEEVHFQTDENGQHIPFYMRKKKKTLGKRLLSGFTEFALFLTGLYKDLRYLVKLMDIHSLRQVVRKNNFRKAVSRLEKDSLIALQGLHYIPNKEDRYIYFPLHLQPELSTSPLAGRFADQNLILEMLSYYLPEDVLIYVKEHPNQDFSRRGRDFYKRLSEIRSVRMIPKEFSSKELLSNCIAVATASGTVGWEAIFKNKPVLLFGNTFYQYAPGIYQIRNSIDCKFAIAEIISRKHTTSEFDRTVFLKLVDLFSIKGNVDIEYRIASKLDFSRDIEALSAALIRVMREKIKGVGPEGV; via the coding sequence ATGAATCTTATTATATACGGACTTTATAATTCGTATCACTTTCCCATGATTGAGGCCTTGCATGAGGAATTTGAAATCGACTATTGTGAAATAATAGGAAACGCGGAGTCTAACGCAACCCAGGCAAGTTTTTCCGAAGGATATACGTTTCATGATTGGCATGCGATCTCTGGAGGTTACTCCGGGTTGGACTGGAATTTGATTGATCCTTTGGATCAGAATTTGATCGAATCCATGCGCGAATGTGAGGTGGAGGTCTATCGGATGATGGACAGGAAATCCAGGAACATTCTCGATGCATGGCCATACGAATTTCGTAGAAAAATCTATTATGAACATTTGCGATATTGGAACCATGTCTTAACCAAACGTGATTTTGATGCTTTCGTTGCATTGAATATTCCGCATGAAGTTCTTGATTTTATAATATTTCATCTATGCAAAGTTAGGGGCATTTCCACCTTTTTCTTTTATCAATTTCAGTATGATATGACCTTTTTGATGTCCGACTGGAGGGAACCGCTCCCTGGCTATTGTGAAATTGAAAAGAAGCTTCGCGATAAATGGGAGAAAGGTGGATCGGTAGAACTTGAGTTGTCGGAGCGATTGTCTGAAGAAGTGCATTTTCAGACTGATGAAAATGGCCAGCACATCCCTTTTTATATGCGTAAAAAGAAAAAAACCTTAGGAAAAAGGCTGCTCAGTGGTTTTACTGAGTTCGCACTTTTTTTAACAGGTCTCTATAAAGACTTGCGATATTTAGTTAAATTGATGGACATTCATTCTCTTCGACAAGTCGTAAGGAAAAATAATTTTAGAAAGGCTGTTAGTAGACTTGAAAAAGATTCATTGATAGCGCTCCAGGGATTACATTATATTCCGAATAAAGAAGATCGTTATATTTATTTCCCTTTGCATTTACAGCCGGAACTATCGACTTCGCCTTTGGCAGGAAGATTTGCTGATCAAAATTTAATTTTAGAAATGCTCTCGTATTATTTACCCGAGGATGTTCTGATATATGTTAAAGAACATCCGAACCAAGATTTTTCTAGAAGAGGTCGAGATTTTTACAAAAGGTTGTCCGAGATTAGATCTGTTCGGATGATTCCGAAGGAATTTAGCTCGAAGGAGCTTTTGTCAAATTGCATCGCCGTTGCAACGGCAAGCGGCACTGTCGGCTGGGAAGCCATCTTTAAAAATAAACCGGTTCTGCTTTTTGGAAACACTTTTTATCAATATGCTCCCGGCATTTATCAGATTCGTAATTCCATAGATTGCAAGTTCGCAATTGCCGAAATAATTTCTCGAAAGCATACAACTTCTGAATTTGATCGAACGGTATTTTTGAAACTGGTCGATTTATTTTCAATTAAAGGAAATGTTGATATTGAATACCGAATCGCCAGCAAGCTGGATTTTTCCCGAGACATCGAGGCATTGAGCGCCGCCTTGATACGAGTAATGCGCGAAAAGATTAAGGGAGTCGGACCGGAAGGGGTTTAA
- a CDS encoding capsular biosynthesis protein: MRIIVNGFHKPQYFPIISFLVDFVGAEVCHIIYEEEKIPLRVETKYYACAVLSHEYIYEPLGVELLPLDSDLLKRLSDCEAVALKMMERDEIRGEWSYDKRKEVYLRHLRYWNHVIETEQIKLFVSSNIPHVVYDYIIYCLCRVKGIRTVLFYQFQPGLSFSMSDWKDPTPGIRERIAALSCSGEMALSPRLEHEWQMNVVNRISEIPFYMLTPPNQQINEFSKGRFPFFKSRMKNLLIKPWRLVLFVWNLRQRLNQYYSLLKEHYLLDRSEKINDYYRNLCVSPDLSQKFIYFPLHLQPELSTSPMAGVYVDQLLIAQLMSAYLPEGYYIYVKEHPNQNMLYRSEDFYKTLSSLKSVKIVPRSYDTFKLIDNSFAVATCTGTAGWEAFLKAKSVFLFGYTFYQNAPNVFPVRSKEDFEKALRDILSYPRKEDWTSIRAFLKALDTHAVYGNIDPDYMQNSELSWKQNSSIIIESLKKSLSADYR, encoded by the coding sequence ATGCGTATAATCGTCAACGGATTCCATAAGCCTCAATATTTCCCTATTATATCCTTCCTTGTGGATTTTGTCGGAGCGGAAGTCTGTCATATTATTTATGAGGAAGAAAAGATTCCCTTACGAGTCGAAACGAAATATTATGCATGCGCTGTTCTTTCGCATGAGTATATTTATGAGCCTCTTGGCGTGGAGCTTTTACCCTTGGATTCGGATTTGCTGAAGCGATTGTCGGATTGCGAGGCAGTAGCTTTAAAAATGATGGAGCGAGATGAAATTCGGGGCGAGTGGTCTTACGATAAGCGGAAGGAAGTGTATCTCCGGCACTTACGATATTGGAACCATGTGATCGAAACGGAACAGATCAAATTATTTGTTTCTTCCAATATACCGCACGTTGTATATGACTATATAATTTATTGTTTATGCAGAGTGAAGGGGATTCGGACAGTTCTTTTTTATCAATTCCAGCCTGGACTTTCATTCTCAATGAGCGATTGGAAGGACCCGACTCCCGGTATCAGAGAGCGTATCGCTGCTCTGTCGTGTTCCGGAGAGATGGCTCTGTCTCCGAGGTTGGAGCATGAATGGCAAATGAATGTGGTGAATCGAATCAGCGAAATTCCGTTTTATATGCTCACTCCTCCGAACCAGCAAATAAATGAATTTAGTAAAGGAAGATTTCCTTTTTTTAAAAGCAGAATGAAGAATCTATTGATTAAGCCCTGGCGCTTGGTTCTTTTTGTTTGGAACCTGCGTCAAAGGTTGAATCAATACTATAGCCTATTGAAGGAACATTACTTGCTAGATAGGTCGGAAAAAATAAATGATTACTATCGAAATCTCTGCGTAAGTCCTGATCTGAGTCAAAAATTTATTTATTTTCCTCTTCATTTGCAGCCGGAATTATCTACCTCTCCAATGGCCGGGGTGTATGTGGATCAGTTGTTAATAGCTCAATTGATGAGTGCATATCTTCCCGAGGGCTATTACATTTATGTGAAAGAGCATCCGAATCAGAATATGCTATATCGTAGCGAGGATTTCTATAAAACTCTTTCAAGTTTAAAATCGGTGAAGATCGTTCCGAGGAGCTATGATACGTTTAAATTAATTGATAATAGCTTTGCTGTTGCAACTTGTACGGGAACCGCGGGTTGGGAGGCTTTTTTAAAAGCTAAAAGTGTTTTTCTTTTTGGTTATACTTTCTATCAGAATGCGCCTAATGTTTTTCCGGTTAGATCGAAAGAGGATTTCGAGAAGGCTCTGCGGGATATTTTAAGTTATCCGAGAAAGGAGGATTGGACTTCGATTCGAGCTTTTTTGAAGGCGCTGGATACTCATGCAGTGTACGGAAATATTGATCCGGACTATATGCAGAATTCTGAATTAAGCTGGAAACAGAATTCGTCCATAATTATTGAATCTTTGAAAAAGAGCTTATCTGCCGATTATAGATGA
- a CDS encoding accessory Sec system protein Asp2, translating to MNLDISKYTDEQGRDFFYIFRKKPGVRTLVIHFTAFFGDWGDRKEYKENYQGYFHRLKMLGDQREFNSLFLCDQFGFTKNGTYYTGEHGDFFVERAMLKMIQSILNENGISNQDLITIGSSMGATAALKFGLIFNAKGIVCISPHIDLDICAEKQGRYKHVAFICPDGDPMSENNFKYTRQVARLLNEWNRAKNLPILFIHSCEDDYGVHAEQVIPIVDRWKSLGGNVYADFRPTGGHGSDYCTKPVILDVIQKMIKKREIRPKEYLSYKYLPEVEKNYRNKMLFLLRSVLSKLRLLSLVRKIRSRFRDWN from the coding sequence ATGAATTTGGATATATCTAAATATACCGACGAACAAGGCCGCGATTTTTTTTACATTTTTAGGAAAAAACCTGGAGTCCGAACTTTGGTAATTCATTTTACCGCGTTCTTTGGAGACTGGGGCGATCGGAAAGAATACAAGGAGAATTATCAAGGATATTTCCATCGCTTAAAAATGCTAGGGGATCAGAGAGAGTTCAATTCGTTGTTTCTTTGCGATCAATTTGGTTTTACAAAGAATGGAACTTATTATACTGGCGAGCACGGGGATTTTTTCGTAGAGCGCGCAATGCTCAAGATGATTCAATCTATCCTAAATGAAAACGGAATAAGCAATCAAGATTTGATTACGATCGGTTCTTCGATGGGAGCGACTGCGGCCCTGAAATTCGGTTTGATTTTCAATGCGAAAGGAATTGTCTGCATTAGCCCACATATCGACTTGGATATATGTGCCGAAAAACAGGGGCGTTACAAACATGTTGCATTTATTTGCCCCGATGGTGATCCAATGTCGGAAAACAATTTCAAGTATACAAGACAGGTGGCCCGCTTGCTGAACGAGTGGAATCGCGCCAAAAATTTACCAATACTATTCATACATTCATGTGAAGACGATTATGGAGTTCATGCTGAACAGGTGATTCCGATCGTTGATCGGTGGAAATCTCTTGGCGGAAACGTATATGCGGATTTCAGACCTACCGGCGGGCATGGTAGTGACTATTGTACGAAACCTGTAATTTTGGATGTTATTCAGAAGATGATAAAAAAAAGAGAAATTCGTCCGAAAGAATATCTTTCCTATAAATACTTACCGGAAGTGGAAAAAAATTACAGAAATAAGATGCTATTCCTTCTTCGATCGGTTTTGTCAAAATTACGTCTGCTTTCGCTTGTTCGAAAGATTCGGTCGCGCTTTCGCGATTGGAATTAA
- a CDS encoding ABC transporter ATP-binding protein: MIVIKAESISKKYTLGAIGTGSFQRDFQSWWAKIRKKEDPNEIILEDHEYRPETSREQNSTFWALQNINMEIEKGDRVGIIGRNGAGKSTFLKLLSRITAPTLGEIKVRGRITSLLEVGTGFHPELSGRENIYLNGAILGMSKNETKSKIEEIIDFAEIGQFIDTPVKRYSSGMYVRLAFSVAVHLQSEILILDEILAVGDTKFQKKCMQKISEVGGQGRTILFVSHNLNSILVLCNKVAHLRAGKLVEFGETQLVVNNYLDSLADSQLESIIRSFDGNLIIKRVRFMDSKEKIQNIFPMLSDLCVEISYEALADLGTITFSVGVSGASGSLFMGSMLYDASRPNIKKGSGTLRCIFKKMPLMPGQMYSVFLAIRGIDYETPLTGTIDVGSFAVEGDLASIRYDGPLAKQTAKVSGPIIMDYKWEHAR, from the coding sequence ATGATTGTCATTAAGGCGGAGTCGATATCCAAAAAATATACTTTGGGAGCGATTGGAACTGGATCGTTCCAAAGAGATTTTCAGAGTTGGTGGGCTAAGATTCGAAAAAAAGAAGATCCGAACGAAATTATTTTGGAGGATCATGAGTATAGACCCGAAACATCGCGAGAACAAAATTCCACTTTTTGGGCCTTACAAAATATCAATATGGAAATCGAAAAGGGGGACCGTGTAGGTATAATCGGCCGCAACGGCGCAGGTAAATCTACTTTTTTAAAACTCCTTTCCCGAATAACTGCCCCAACATTAGGTGAAATTAAAGTAAGAGGTAGAATTACTAGTTTATTAGAAGTAGGCACCGGTTTTCATCCCGAATTGTCAGGGAGAGAAAACATTTATCTTAACGGCGCTATTTTAGGGATGTCAAAGAATGAGACAAAATCGAAAATTGAAGAGATTATCGATTTCGCGGAAATAGGGCAATTTATTGATACGCCGGTAAAACGTTATTCTAGCGGAATGTATGTCCGTCTGGCTTTTTCCGTCGCTGTACACTTACAGTCGGAGATACTAATTCTAGATGAGATACTTGCGGTAGGGGACACTAAATTCCAGAAAAAATGCATGCAAAAAATTTCCGAAGTAGGAGGGCAGGGGCGCACGATTCTTTTTGTAAGTCATAATTTGAATTCAATTTTGGTCTTATGCAATAAAGTCGCGCACTTACGAGCCGGTAAACTAGTTGAGTTTGGCGAAACTCAACTAGTAGTGAACAATTACTTGGATTCGTTAGCGGATTCGCAATTGGAGTCTATTATTCGTAGTTTCGACGGGAATCTCATTATTAAAAGAGTTAGATTCATGGATAGCAAGGAAAAAATACAAAATATATTTCCAATGCTCAGTGATCTTTGTGTTGAGATTTCCTATGAAGCTTTAGCCGATCTGGGGACGATTACCTTTAGTGTGGGAGTTTCTGGCGCCTCCGGTTCCTTGTTTATGGGGAGTATGCTTTACGACGCTTCCCGCCCTAATATTAAAAAAGGATCCGGAACTCTCAGATGTATATTTAAGAAAATGCCTCTTATGCCTGGGCAAATGTACTCTGTCTTTCTTGCAATCAGAGGAATCGACTACGAGACTCCTCTTACCGGAACTATAGACGTAGGTAGTTTTGCCGTCGAAGGGGATTTAGCATCGATCAGATACGACGGACCTCTGGCCAAACAAACCGCAAAAGTCTCGGGTCCGATTATCATGGACTATAAATGGGAGCATGCGAGATGA
- the pseI gene encoding pseudaminic acid synthase, whose amino-acid sequence MKEIQIGSKLIGDPNPCFIIAELSANHNQDFQLAVETLYAMKESGADCVKLQTYTPDTITLKSEAEWFKIQKGTIWDGKTLYDLYSEAYTPWDWQPKLKEIAESLGLEIFSSPFDKSSVDFLETLNVPAYKIASFEITDIPLIRYVASKGKPIIISSGIARIEDIDLAVRTCREMENEQIIILKCTSSYPAPYEEANLRTIPNLSETFGVISGLSDHTEGWSVPVAAVALGAKVIEKHFILDRNLGGPDSSFSMEPKEFKTMVNAVRQAEKSLGVINYDLSESVKKSREFSRSLFIVKDIKIGEMFTEENVRSIRPGFGLHPKYLDKVLGKVSTGDLKAGTPLDYSMIKGL is encoded by the coding sequence GTGAAAGAGATTCAAATCGGATCAAAATTAATTGGGGACCCAAATCCGTGTTTTATCATTGCGGAACTTTCGGCCAATCATAATCAAGATTTTCAATTGGCGGTAGAAACTTTATACGCGATGAAGGAGTCGGGTGCAGATTGCGTAAAATTGCAGACCTATACTCCCGATACTATTACTTTAAAATCTGAAGCAGAATGGTTTAAGATCCAAAAAGGAACGATTTGGGATGGTAAGACTCTCTATGATTTATATTCCGAAGCCTATACTCCATGGGACTGGCAACCCAAATTAAAAGAAATTGCGGAGTCGTTAGGATTAGAAATCTTTTCTTCTCCTTTTGATAAAAGTTCAGTCGATTTTTTGGAGACATTGAACGTTCCAGCATACAAAATTGCCTCCTTTGAAATCACCGATATTCCGCTGATCCGATATGTTGCAAGTAAGGGCAAGCCGATTATTATATCCTCTGGGATTGCCCGTATCGAAGATATCGATCTGGCAGTAAGGACGTGTAGAGAGATGGAAAATGAGCAAATCATAATTTTGAAATGTACATCTTCCTATCCTGCCCCTTATGAGGAGGCAAATTTACGTACTATTCCGAACTTGTCCGAAACTTTCGGTGTTATTTCAGGGCTTTCCGATCATACAGAAGGATGGTCGGTTCCGGTTGCTGCAGTCGCTCTAGGCGCAAAAGTTATAGAAAAGCATTTCATACTGGATCGAAATTTAGGCGGTCCGGATTCTTCTTTTTCGATGGAGCCGAAAGAATTCAAGACGATGGTGAATGCGGTAAGACAAGCTGAGAAATCACTTGGAGTTATAAATTATGATTTGTCAGAATCAGTAAAGAAAAGCAGGGAATTTTCCCGTTCCTTATTTATCGTAAAAGATATAAAAATTGGCGAAATGTTTACTGAAGAAAACGTTCGTTCTATACGTCCCGGTTTTGGGTTGCACCCGAAATATTTAGATAAGGTTCTCGGAAAGGTCTCAACGGGAGATTTGAAGGCCGGAACTCCCTTAGATTATTCTATGATAAAAGGTTTGTGA
- a CDS encoding GNAT family N-acetyltransferase yields MQDIILRKADISHIRDVFDLSNDPIVRENSLNPSFIEWGEHEKWFTSKIQDPESLFLIVTNQAGTFLGQVRFQAEDLENAVISISLVAAMRGLSFASLILEEACRIYKNENFRKKYVFAQINKSNIPSIKSFAKALFVYDSDFEYNNKMYILMKKTI; encoded by the coding sequence ATGCAGGACATTATTTTAAGAAAAGCTGATATATCGCATATCCGAGACGTATTTGATCTATCCAACGATCCGATTGTGAGGGAGAATAGTCTGAATCCCTCCTTCATCGAATGGGGTGAACATGAAAAATGGTTTACATCGAAAATTCAGGATCCGGAAAGTCTGTTCTTGATCGTAACCAATCAAGCCGGAACGTTTTTGGGACAGGTACGTTTTCAAGCGGAAGATTTGGAAAACGCCGTCATTAGCATTAGCTTAGTTGCCGCTATGAGGGGCCTGTCGTTTGCGTCCCTTATTTTGGAGGAGGCATGCAGAATCTATAAAAATGAAAATTTTCGGAAAAAATACGTCTTTGCGCAAATAAATAAATCAAATATTCCCTCGATCAAATCTTTTGCTAAAGCATTGTTCGTTTACGATTCTGACTTTGAATATAATAATAAAATGTATATACTGATGAAAAAAACGATATGA
- a CDS encoding PseG/SpsG family protein — protein sequence MFATFLTEGTSQTGYGHLARVKALYQAAESLRLECLFVCDSDRGGASYLEGINSAICDWKVSIPGKVADFLKRTNIIIFDSYLADREVFSRVKSISNIGAKLAYIDDFARLNYPDGIIINYSIGSDLELYQGQSGKKSYLLGPKYALLSQEYWENSSSYECSKEIQNILLTFGGVDRENLTERISDSLTREFPDLSLSLIIGSGNSVFRADHFKDKNVSVYSGISASKMKELFQKTDLCITAGGHTTYEIASVGTPMIVIATAENQKINTRGWGLLGVPTMHGGEVGLLEKISASIRIYKSYEKRISQRSCLHQTVNAKGAVRVMESLAFE from the coding sequence ATGTTTGCGACTTTCCTAACTGAAGGTACTTCACAAACCGGATACGGACATTTAGCGCGAGTGAAAGCGCTTTACCAAGCCGCCGAATCGCTTCGTTTGGAGTGTTTGTTCGTGTGCGATTCGGACCGTGGTGGAGCATCTTATCTTGAAGGAATAAATTCTGCTATTTGCGATTGGAAAGTTTCAATTCCGGGAAAGGTGGCCGATTTTTTAAAGAGAACAAATATTATTATTTTCGATAGCTATTTGGCAGATAGAGAGGTTTTTTCTAGAGTTAAATCGATCTCGAATATTGGCGCGAAGCTGGCTTATATCGATGATTTTGCTCGATTGAATTATCCGGACGGAATTATAATCAATTATTCGATTGGTTCTGATCTTGAGTTATATCAAGGGCAATCAGGAAAAAAATCGTATCTTCTCGGCCCTAAATACGCACTACTTTCACAAGAATATTGGGAGAATTCAAGCTCTTATGAGTGCTCTAAGGAAATTCAAAACATTTTGCTAACTTTTGGCGGAGTTGATCGCGAGAATTTGACAGAACGAATTTCAGATTCGTTAACTCGCGAATTTCCGGATTTGTCCTTAAGTTTGATTATCGGGTCTGGAAATAGCGTTTTTCGTGCTGATCATTTTAAGGATAAGAATGTGTCCGTGTATTCTGGGATATCTGCTTCTAAGATGAAAGAATTATTTCAAAAAACAGATCTTTGTATAACGGCCGGAGGTCATACTACTTATGAAATTGCTTCAGTTGGAACTCCGATGATCGTAATAGCTACTGCGGAAAATCAGAAGATAAATACAAGAGGCTGGGGTTTATTGGGAGTGCCTACTATGCACGGCGGCGAAGTCGGCTTGTTGGAGAAGATTTCTGCTTCGATACGCATATATAAATCTTATGAAAAGAGAATTTCTCAGCGTTCTTGTCTACATCAAACGGTGAATGCCAAGGGGGCGGTTCGTGTTATGGAATCGCTCGCTTTTGAGTAA
- the hisF gene encoding imidazole glycerol phosphate synthase subunit HisF → MLKVRVIPTLLMKNVGLVKGVRFNSWRRVDTVLPAIKVYNMREVDELIVLDISATREGRDLDYESVSEFSGECFVPLTVGGGIKSVIDIRKALLAGADKVCINSAAYENPKLITEASEKFGSQCIVGSIDFMEESPGHYVCYANSGSKKIDVDPVSWAKELERLGAGELIVTSIDRDGTMTGYDLTILKAISDSVKIPVIASGGAGSYGDMLSAIREGHSSAVAAASIFHFTEQTPLEAKKFLASNGVPVRKFRIL, encoded by the coding sequence ATGCTAAAAGTTAGAGTAATTCCAACTCTTCTGATGAAGAACGTGGGTCTGGTTAAAGGAGTTCGATTCAATAGCTGGAGAAGAGTCGATACGGTCTTACCAGCAATTAAAGTCTACAATATGCGAGAGGTGGACGAGTTGATCGTACTGGATATTTCCGCTACAAGGGAAGGCAGAGATCTAGATTATGAATCCGTATCCGAATTTTCGGGAGAATGTTTCGTTCCGTTAACCGTAGGCGGCGGGATTAAGAGCGTAATCGATATTCGAAAAGCATTGCTCGCCGGAGCCGACAAGGTTTGCATTAATTCCGCCGCCTATGAAAATCCAAAACTTATTACTGAAGCGTCTGAAAAATTCGGTTCCCAATGCATAGTGGGAAGTATAGATTTTATGGAAGAGTCCCCAGGTCATTATGTTTGTTACGCTAATTCTGGAAGCAAGAAGATAGATGTAGACCCAGTTTCTTGGGCCAAGGAGTTGGAACGGTTGGGAGCCGGAGAATTAATTGTGACTTCTATCGATCGGGACGGAACAATGACCGGTTACGATCTAACCATATTAAAAGCAATATCGGATTCCGTCAAAATTCCCGTTATTGCATCCGGCGGTGCGGGAAGTTATGGAGACATGCTCAGCGCAATTCGGGAAGGTCACTCGTCCGCTGTGGCTGCTGCGAGCATATTTCATTTCACAGAGCAAACTCCTTTGGAAGCCAAGAAATTTTTGGCGTCGAATGGCGTTCCTGTCAGGAAATTTCGGATTCTCTAA
- the hisH gene encoding imidazole glycerol phosphate synthase subunit HisH — protein MSVAIIDYGMGNLSSVLRAFQECGAEAEITDNPLDLKKATHIVLPGVGAFPDGIENIKERKFDIAIKDAVSEGVPLIGICLGMQLLADIGYEVRKSEGLGLIPGEIKRLDEFDDLRIPHVGWNEVAYKKGDDLFSNIPENSDFYFVHSYYFQPASDDVVVGITPYGKGFTSVLRKGNVMGVQFHPEKSSQLGFRIIQNFLNIS, from the coding sequence ATGAGTGTAGCGATAATAGATTATGGAATGGGGAATTTGTCCTCGGTGTTGAGGGCCTTTCAAGAATGCGGTGCAGAGGCCGAAATAACGGACAACCCTTTGGATCTGAAAAAAGCGACTCATATTGTGCTTCCTGGGGTTGGCGCCTTTCCTGACGGGATCGAGAATATAAAGGAAAGAAAATTTGATATAGCTATAAAGGATGCAGTTTCAGAGGGAGTTCCGCTTATTGGAATCTGCCTCGGGATGCAACTACTTGCAGATATTGGCTACGAAGTTCGTAAAAGCGAAGGATTAGGCTTAATCCCGGGCGAAATAAAAAGATTGGATGAGTTCGATGATTTACGAATTCCTCATGTTGGTTGGAATGAAGTCGCCTACAAAAAGGGCGACGATCTTTTTTCGAATATACCGGAAAATTCGGATTTTTATTTCGTCCATAGCTACTACTTTCAGCCGGCTTCAGATGATGTCGTAGTCGGTATTACGCCTTACGGTAAGGGTTTTACATCTGTACTTCGCAAGGGAAACGTCATGGGGGTTCAGTTTCATCCCGAGAAGAGTAGCCAATTAGGATTTCGGATCATTCAAAACTTTCTTAATATTTCCTAG
- a CDS encoding N-acetyl sugar amidotransferase, with amino-acid sequence MIKYCKKCVMPDTKPNLYLDEAGVCNACRSYENRKEVNWVERRESLMLLLDKYRSKDRSNWDCIVPVSGGKDSTFQVVRLLQLGMNPLCVTASTCDLTEVGRKNIENIKKLGVDYLEFSPNPLVRAKLNYIGLTRVGDISWPEHVSIFTIPVRVAVQYNIPLIIWGENSQNEYGGPAADSERSILDRRWLEEFGGLLGLRVSDLPGVEDISQKDLIPYTYPSDEELKRVGVTGLFLGYYLPWDGYSNSLLAQAHGFQTWYKITEGSIVNYENLDNYQTAIHEFFKFIKFGFGRASDHASLHIRRGRLTREDGIYLVKKQDGKFPWTYLDKQLSEILRPLGMTVEEFVRVADKFTNKKLFVKDSRGNLVKDKDFNLTKINYDN; translated from the coding sequence ATGATTAAATACTGTAAAAAATGTGTTATGCCCGATACGAAGCCGAATCTCTATCTAGATGAAGCTGGAGTTTGTAACGCTTGTAGAAGTTATGAAAATCGTAAGGAAGTAAATTGGGTAGAGCGAAGAGAGAGCTTAATGCTTCTGCTTGATAAATATCGCTCTAAGGATCGCTCTAATTGGGATTGCATTGTTCCGGTAAGTGGTGGAAAAGACAGTACGTTTCAGGTGGTCAGGTTGTTACAACTTGGTATGAATCCTCTTTGTGTGACGGCTTCGACTTGCGATTTGACGGAGGTTGGCAGAAAGAATATTGAAAATATCAAGAAGTTAGGGGTGGATTATCTTGAATTTTCACCGAATCCTTTAGTTAGAGCCAAATTGAATTATATAGGTTTAACGAGGGTTGGGGATATTTCTTGGCCGGAACACGTAAGTATTTTTACCATTCCCGTAAGGGTTGCAGTTCAATATAATATTCCGTTAATTATATGGGGTGAGAATTCCCAGAATGAGTATGGGGGCCCTGCGGCCGATTCGGAGAGAAGCATCCTTGATCGAAGATGGCTGGAAGAATTTGGAGGGCTCTTGGGATTGAGAGTTTCGGATCTCCCAGGTGTTGAAGATATTTCGCAGAAAGATTTGATCCCTTATACCTATCCGAGCGACGAAGAGCTGAAACGTGTTGGAGTAACTGGGTTGTTTTTGGGATATTATCTGCCTTGGGACGGTTATTCAAATTCACTCTTAGCTCAAGCACATGGATTTCAAACTTGGTATAAGATAACCGAGGGCTCGATCGTTAATTACGAAAATTTGGACAATTACCAGACAGCAATTCATGAATTTTTTAAATTTATTAAATTTGGATTCGGAAGAGCCAGTGACCACGCTTCTCTGCATATTCGTAGAGGAAGGTTGACTCGTGAGGATGGAATATATTTAGTTAAGAAGCAGGATGGTAAATTCCCTTGGACGTATCTCGATAAACAGCTTTCAGAGATTCTTCGTCCGCTTGGAATGACGGTGGAAGAATTTGTAAGGGTAGCGGATAAGTTTACGAATAAGAAATTATTTGTTAAGGATTCCCGTGGAAATCTTGTGAAAGATAAGGATTTTAACCTTACAAAAATAAATTACGACAACTGA